AATTACAAACTTAATACCAACCTTCCAGAAATCACGATTTTTATGATTTAATTCAAGCATCCCGTTTTCACATCTCACGTCTTCCGATCCACCAAATTATAAACCGTTGGGATAATAACCAAAGTCAAAACGGTTGACGTAATGAGACCGACAATTACGGTGATCGCCATTGGTGTTCTAATTTCAGCGCCATCGCCAAGGCCAAGCGCCATCGGCAGCAGACCCAGAACCGTGGTCGCAGTGGTCATCATGATCGGACGCAAGCGGATTTTCCCGGCTTCGACAATCGCCTGCATTTTTTCCATGCCTCTTTCGCGCAATTTGTTTATATAATCCACCAGCACGATCGCGTTATTAACTACAATTCCCGCCAGCATAATCATCCCCAGGAAGACCACGATACTCAACGGAATATTAAATACGAAGAGAAACAGGATCACCCCGATGAGTGCTAAAGGAATGGTGAAAATAATAATAAAAGGATGGATGATCGATTCGAACTGCGAAGCCATGACAATGTACACTAAAAAGATCGCGAGCGCGAGCGCCAGCTTAAGGCTGCTGAGCGATGTTTCCATCTCTTTATTTTGTCCGGCAAGAACATAAGTAAAGTCGCTTGGCATTTCCATGGTTTGCAGAATGGCGAAAATATCTTCACTTACTTCGCTCAAGCTTCGTCCGCTTATATTTGCGGTCACCACTGCGGTTCTCTGCTGGTCAACACGTCTTATTTCAGAGGGCCCTTCGTGGACTTTGAGTTCAGCAACTGCTTCCAGGGGAATCGGCTTTTCGGCGCCCGGGTTGATAGTCAGTCTTCGTAAATCGTCAATGCTTCCCCGATCTTGTTCACGCAGCCGTACCAAAATATCGATTCTGCGGTCCCGCTCTTTGAATTCAGTCGCCACGTCGCCGCGTATTTTGTTCCGCACAATCGAAGCGACTTCAATGATGTTCAGGCCAAATTTTGACAGCAGCGGACGGTTATAAACAATTTGAACTTCCGGATTGCCCCGCTGAATATTTGATTTAATATCCGTTACTCCAGGAATCGACTCCATTTCTTCTTCAAGTTTTTTGGAAATTTCCTGTAATTTCTGCAGGTTGTATCCATAGATTTCGACTTCCACCGGGGTCTTAAAACTAAACAATACCGGCCGCGAGATTTTCCATTGGATACCCGGGTAGTTCTGCATTTGCTTGCGGATGGCATCCACCAGTTTTTCTTCACTTACAACGACAGCATTTTTATAACGAACCGGTTTTTCCGGTTCGTTACCGCCGATATCAGTTTTGGTTTTTGCATCTCCGAAGTTAGCCATGCCGGAGACGGAAGCAAATTGCTTATCTGCAGGCCGGTTTTCACTAATCTTGGGCTCCTCGATCGGTACTTTGTCCCCCGGTCGATTCAAGGTCACGGTTATTTTCGAGGTGTGTTCACCTTCTTCGCTGCCGCTGTTGGCGGTTTTATCGGTTCCGGAGATAGAAGCAACTTTTTTAACTCCGGGTTGATTTTGCAGGTACTGTTGGATTTCGGCGATTTTCCGGTCGGTTTGCTCGACAGGCGTTCCCACTGGCAGCGTAATCTCGACATTAAATTCTCCCTGGTTAACTTCAGGGATGAGCTCGCTGCCCAAACGCGGCCCAACGATAAAAACGCTGAACAGGAATAGCATCCCGACCACGCCTAACACCGGTTTCGGCTTGTCTAAAGCGTTTTGTAAAATTCTGGGGTAAGCTGCTTCTAATTTTCCATAGGACCAATTGAAGGCACTCAGGAGCAGCTTTACCGGAAACGAAAAGACCAATCTCAGTGCAATAAAAAAGCCCTTAATAAATACAGCACTGATAACAAAGAAAAAGTGCAGGACTCTGAAAATTAATTCAAGCAAGAACTGGAATGAAAACTTCATTAAATCGAATAGAAGTCTAACAGGGAAAAAGAGAATCTTGGCAATTTTACTTTTCCAGGCGGATTCTTTAAAACGAGTTTTGAAACGCCGCATGTCCTCAAATAGCGCAGGGGCCGATTTGTTGATTAAAAAAGTCGGCCAGATTTCTTTGACGTATTTTATTTTCCAAAAATCGGGGTTATTTGCAAACTTAGTGATCCAGTCGGTTAGTTTAAGTTGAATCGTTCCTTTTTCAATAATGTTAATCAAAAATTTTGTCAGCCCAAAAACCGGTATGATACTAACGAGCAAAAGTATGCTGAATTGTTTTAATGCGGCGATAAGCAGCCCGCCAAATGCCTTGAGTGTTTTCCACAAAACCAACCCGCCGGTCTTTAAAAGAATTACCAAACCCGAGAGCAGCTTTGAAAAAAAGCTTTGCTGGTTTTCTGCAGATAAAAGTGAATCCACTGACTCCTGTGTAGAAAAATGAAAGATATGGTTTTTGAGCATTTGGTCTGTTTGGATGCCCTGCACAAATTTTGAACTTTCCCGCGAAGAGAGCATGGGGATGAGAAACAACGCAACACCGAAAGATGCGAAAAGGGAGAAAACAACCGTTAGCGCCAGGTTGCCAAAAATCTGCCCCGCAACTCCTTCAACAAAAACGATTGGGAAAAACACCGCGACGGTTGTCATCGTTGAAGCGAATACAGCCCCACCCACTTCGCTCACGCCACGTACGGTGGCTTGGATGAGGTCGTCGCCCTCTTGACGGCAGCGGGCTATACTTTCCAGAACCACGATCGAGTTGTCCACCAGCATGCCGATGCCGAGCGCCAGGCCGCCCAGTGACATGATGTTTAAGGAGACCCCGAAAATCTTCATTGGCGCAAATGTCGCGACGATGGAAATGGGAATGGCGATCCCGACAATTAAAGTTGCCTTCATGTTTCTCAGGAAGATAAAAAGCACGATAACAGCAAGTAACCCACCCCATTTCGCTGTATTTTTGACTTCGTCAACGGAATTCTGAATGAAAACCGACCGGTCTGAAAGCAGATCGAGTTCGATGTTTTCGGGTAAATCATGATTTATAAAGTTGGTCATTTCCTTAGCGAGCAAGGCTTGCCTATTGCGTTCAGACCCGCCGCCGGGTCTGCCCCTGCCTGTTTTCTTTTCCTCTTTTTTCTTTTTGTCGGTGGCAATTTTTTTCTCTTTTGCTTCAGGTTTTTTCTTTTTCACTTCAGCTTGTTTTTTTACAAACTCCCGCTGTTTCACGCTGCCAAACACCCGATCTTTTACGCGCTGGGCCACGGTAACGATGTTGGCGTCAGCTTCCTTAAAAACTTCAATTTCGACGCTCTCTTTGCCATTTAAGCGGGTAATGATTTCGCGATCCTTGAAAGTCCGCTTCACCTGCGCGACGTCCATGATTTTAATTTCTTTGCCATTCCAGTTGCCAATGACAACTTTGCCGATTTCATCCACAGATTTAAACTCATTCAGGGTCCTGACCAGGTACTCGGTTTGTCCTTCTTTCAAATTTCCACCGGCAAGATTGACGTTCTCCTCCGCAAGTCGGTTTTTAATTTGCTGGATGTCGATTCCGATAAGTGTTAACTGCTGCTCGTTGGGCTCAACCCGGATTTCTTCCTCAAGCCCTCCTTTAACTTTGACCGCCGCGACCCCTTCTACTGTT
This portion of the candidate division KSB1 bacterium genome encodes:
- a CDS encoding efflux RND transporter permease subunit, which encodes MANFGDAKTKTDIGGNEPEKPVRYKNAVVVSEEKLVDAIRKQMQNYPGIQWKISRPVLFSFKTPVEVEIYGYNLQKLQEISKKLEEEMESIPGVTDIKSNIQRGNPEVQIVYNRPLLSKFGLNIIEVASIVRNKIRGDVATEFKERDRRIDILVRLREQDRGSIDDLRRLTINPGAEKPIPLEAVAELKVHEGPSEIRRVDQQRTAVVTANISGRSLSEVSEDIFAILQTMEMPSDFTYVLAGQNKEMETSLSSLKLALALAIFLVYIVMASQFESIIHPFIIIFTIPLALIGVILFLFVFNIPLSIVVFLGMIMLAGIVVNNAIVLVDYINKLRERGMEKMQAIVEAGKIRLRPIMMTTATTVLGLLPMALGLGDGAEIRTPMAITVIVGLITSTVLTLVIIPTVYNLVDRKT